In the genome of Osmerus mordax isolate fOsmMor3 chromosome 10, fOsmMor3.pri, whole genome shotgun sequence, the window CTCTAACAGCATGAGATCAGTGGAATTGATTTAGCTGAACAATAATGTAGGAAAACCACAGAGGTAATAAAGTATCTTGGTGAGAAAAACCTCCAGTTAACAGAAAACAATTACAGTGCGGATCGTCACGGAAACGACTCCCGATTGGTCAATGAGCGTTCAGGATTTGACATTCTTGCGGTTGAATGGAAAGACACGGCCGCGTCTTGCTGATCGGACTCCAAAGCGCGTCAGATTTCACATTCAGGCTTTTCCAGAAGTCAGTTTGGATTATCACCCAGACACCCAACCACCATCCAGTTATCCTGTCAGTAgtaatccccctctctctcccttcactgtTTGGGGAAAAGGGGGGATAGGTACTACCTCTGAGGTAGAGCACCTGATTGCAGATTAAGAGATTGTAGGTTCAATtctcccgcctcccccctcacatACAATAACCTGGATAAAAGTGTGTGGCCTACAGTGCAGAGAACACAGTGGCTGTCCTCCAGAGCACAACACATCTATAGGCAGCAGTCAGCTCAGGGTAACGTATGTGTTTGGGTAGGCGAGTCACGTACACACTACACCAACAGATGCTCTACAAACACAGTACGTCTCTGCTGGATCCAtgccatcccacacacacacacacacacacacacacacacacacacagctgtgtcaaCCAGTCTATATGGAAGCAAACTAAAACTTTCTCTACTTTGAGGACAAACTGACATCCTTCCTTGCATCTTCTCCTGGTTGGCAGGAGGTCAAGGTAAACATGGTAAAtggtgcctctcctctctccttctctccctccctctttcaatcccctctcctctctctttctctcactccctctctcctctctctttctctcactccctctctcctctctctttctctcactccctctctcctctctctttccctctccaccGGCTCTGCTGAGGTGAAACGCGATTTAGCGGAAAAAATAACCGACTCCGAATATCAATGCATAATGTATGACTCTGaaatcccatccctccctccgtccctccccctccccctccccctcctccccctccccctcctcctcctcctcctcctcctcctcctcctcctccccctcccccctccccctccccctccccctccccctctctttctgtcactgtgCAAGAACAGACACCTCAGGGGGCTGTTTCAGAGCTCACATCATTGTGTCACATGCCTGTTTGTTCTTTAATATAATCCAACTCTGATCCACTTCATACTGCAGGactgtcatcctctctctcttgctccttttctttctccattttttgctctttctttctgtgaTATTCAATCTCTTACTTGCTTTTTTGCTTTCCTTTCCcgtcaccacctctctctctctccttctattttGACATTAAACGTTGACAGGAGCTCAGTGTGAGTCATAGATCCATCTCTGAGTAGATTCTTTTCCAAACCACAAcatcacacagtgtgtgttgagtatgcctgtgtgtgtgtgtgtgttagagagagagagagagagagagagagagagagagagagagagagagagaggcagtggcaGTCCACAGTGCCAGAGGACAGCTATCCTGGATGTCCTTCTGCAGGCTCTGGACCCTGGTGATCAGAGAGTTCCAGACCTGGCCAGCTGCATGTCACAGAGAACTCCCTCTGCACCACTCTGACACAACCTCAGAGAcactgagggaggaaggaaaggagagagagagaaaaagaacacGTTGAAGGGagcgagaaagaaaaaagaaataaagagagaaatggaggggcagagagatgcAGCAAGCacgagtgagtgagagaacacCATCTAGCTCTGAGAAACCTTCCTGATTGTGAACACAACATCCACCCTGCAACAGCCCTGGATTCAGACACAACACAAGCTGTGACCACGTCATCACCCCAACGCTGATAAAGACCAGAGTCCAAATCAAGCAGAATCCCAGCCCGACAGCCTGActgggctctggctgggctCTGACAATGTGGCAGTGCACACAGGACTgcactgggaggggggggggggggggtagagagtgtgtgtgtgtgtaagagagagagaaggaaagatagtgtgtgttgatgtgtgtgcatgagtgtgtgtgtgtatgttcacctGCACGTGGTTCCACTGTCCTGTTGCCGTTGGAGTCCATGAAGATGAAGCGACCTCCAGTGAAGTCCGAGCCATAGTCAgacagatagaggagagaggtgtagtCAAACGATCCGTACGtcacctgggagacacacagagagacgtggggggagagaggtaaggaggaagagagagaaagtgagaggtagaggaggaagagagaacaagagaaagggaaagagagagatggagggagggagagaaagagaggaaaagaaagatagggagagatAAGATTgaaacagagaatgagagaggacaagagacaTAGTTATCTCCCCCACCCAATTACCAGAGGTTCTCCAATCTGGCTGCGAAGCTGCTATCTGAGCTgggatctctttctctctctcccccctctctctctgtctctatctgggCAGGGATCATCTGTAACTTGGTTTATCACACCAAGCTGAGATTTGGTCATGGAAACTCTGACCAGCCTGGCTGGAGCagcgtggggggaggggggggggggcgtgaccggagggggggggggctccaaaCACAACCCACCAACGTCACCCAGAAAGCATCTGTCACCAGCGTAACCATTCCAGCCCAGCGCGCCAGACGTCTTATCTCGTCTCTATCAGCGCCGGCCAGGGGGACCACGCTGGCCTCGGATCAGCGAGGCAGCGGcctcggagggggggggggggggggcaccagacGGCTGGAGACATTTCCATTTAAATGAGGGCTGGGTGGGCCAATTAGActcaagatggcgccgatgacaGATAGGGAGCGGGGCCAGGTGTGTTATGGATTTGATTCCAGATCCGTTTATCCAGCTGTCCAGAaccaggggggcaggagaggggggcagggcaggggggcaggagaggggggcagggcaggggggcaggagaggggggcagggcagggagggtacACAGTCCCATACTCACGctaagagaacaagagagattcACAGCTTCCTTATCAGATGTTAGTTCAGACTAGAGCTGGACAACAACTGAAAAACTAAGATATAACTAAGTTGACTTTGGTGAAAAGCACCCTTCAACTAAGCCCCCCGTAAACAGGAAATGAAGCTCATCCTCTCAGGGTCTCTCCACTTCCTAACAGAAAATAAGAGAAGACATTTATTTCGAAAGCCAAGGAATTTGAACCTGCTCGTTTAGCAGTCAAAAGCTGTTCCACTGAGCTAAAGCCAACTCCTGAAGAGAGGAGCTTTCATCTCTGAAACCCCTGGAATGTTCTAAGGAGAACCATGGTCTAAAAAGACTGAGTAACTTGTTAATGCCAGAGAGAGTACGTAACAAGCATTCATTAAAGTCTAGGTTTATAGATATAGCTTTCCTTCCAGATAGGCCAGGTTTGAATAAACAGAATAGCTAATGTGATCATTTCAACCCTCGTATGAACTTCTCCTAATACGGTGCACTGTATATCCAGGGTCCAGtttgaaggggtgtgtgtgtgtgtgtgtaccttgtctATGTGAGGGTGCCAGTACTCGTCATGCTGCGTCTGGGCGGAGCTGCTGTTGATCCTGGAGAAGAAGGTGGGTTTGGTGAGGAACATCAGGGCAGGGTCCAATTCAAACACCTGGGCCACCACCTCCTGGATACGACCACGCAccgctctgcacacacacacacacacacacacacacacacacacacaagaatatGTAAGTGACAGTACACATAAGCGCACACACATGATATGGCATTAACATATAAGTGGCAGTAAAACTCTAGTGACagttggtgtgagtgtgtctacaggtgtgtgagtgtttgctgTCACCTGTAGAGCTGAAAATCCTCCTGGGTGAACACTTCACTGACCTGCTCCCCAAAGTACCTGgtacaaccaccacacacacacacacacacttagagttGAGAGATCACAGCTCTATTAACATACATTAGCATACGATACATGGCACATTGCACAATTACCCAAGTGGGCATACCAGACATCCAAACATGACAGATACTGGGAGgagacggggaggaggagagggagatgtgagggagggaggagggacgagagagagagagagagagagagagagagagagagagagagagagagagagagagagagagagagagagagagagagagagagagaggagtaaagggagagagacagaggttggGGTGATCTCAAGGGGGTTCATGAAAGCCCACTGAAACGAACAATGACCGTCCCAGCAGTGCTCCAGTCACAACCAATTAGCACTGGAGgctcagagaggagggaaagagagagaaagagagacacagagagagagagagagagagagagagagagagagagacactcacctgtAGATGTTGACAAACTGTTTCCCCATGGACAGAGCTCCGGAATGCAGGTCCAGGATGGAGGCCTGGAAGGGACAAAAACTCAAACTCAGTAATCAAATCCACCACGGCCAACAcccaaacagaaaacacaatCCAAAGTTGTGTATTTTGTCTGACTGTGCTTGCTTTGGGACTCCCTGCTATTCACTTGTTATTGTGGTTCCACAGCTGCAGTGAGGGCAAAATGCCACCAGTTAGAAGataattaattttattttttgttgttgttatttttggtgttttattatttcttttcgGATGTCCCCTGTTGTTCACTCTCTTCTCACTCATCAAAACACAACATGAacaactgggggaggagggagaggggttgaAACCAAATCAGAACATTACAATTCCACCGGGTAGACAGGACAGTGTGGCGAGGGACTGCCTGGTTCACTCATGCAGACACAGAACACCAGCTCAACGCCAGCCTGACTGGCTGGTCCAGGCAGTACCAGcctgccctctagtggccacCGGAGGAACACACAGTCCTCAGAGACGCAGGCCAAGCTAATCAATCACAAatactcacccctccctctgaacCCGCCAGGGCGAGACCTCGCTCAGCcagcctgcagagagagaatCACATCACATCttacaagacagacagagaatcaCATCACATCttacaagacagacagagaatcaCATCACATCttacaagacagacagagaatcaCATCACATCttacaagacagacagagaatcaCATCCCATCttacaagacagacagagaatcaCATCACATCttacaagacagacagagaatcaCATCACATCTTacaagacatagagagagaggaaatcaaTATATAGCAtgggagaccgagagagagagacagtgagagagagagaggggagagaagagcgatataaggggggagaggagagagagaggggggaagtggGAGAGATAGTGagtacagaggggagagagaggggaaagaggagagagagaaggagggagaagagagagagagtgaggaagtgggagagatagtgagtagagaggggagagagagggagaggggggggagtgtctTACCTCCGGAGTACCTGAGCCTCCTCTCTGGTCACCACACTGTCTGTTACGCCTCGGCCACACTTGAGAGGAGTGCATTCTGggaaaggcattgaatacttaatattgacatTCAAACACCACCAaatgtgttggttttgaattcacctctttaaaattgaaacatgaataaataaataaaaattctgATAAAAAAGTTCACGGTTCAGAAATTCAGGTTTTTCAAATTCGAACAGTAAATCCTGGATACCGGatctctgaggagagaggtctgcagttggaCCCTTCTTTGAAAAGTGAATGTGAATCGGTCAGAtctgacttttttttttgtttaatttttGGGATCAGAATTTCACCCTTTGAATTTCAGCAGCCTGAATTTTGTTCTATCTAAATTTCCGAACCTTGAAATTTTGGATCagatttcaattttaaagaggtgaattcaaaaccaacaaatgtatacatttgtattcaatgccttttaaaattcaaaaatgttgttactgatttgcttccatagtaaCAGTCAGAGCGTAATTTATTGATTGCCATCAGGATATGAAGTTAATTTCAGTAAAAATGACAAAACGTGCTTCTATAAAATCTCACCACTGGACAGTGGCACACACCAGTGAGCAGGTGGGTAAGTGTTTGGAGAAGATCGCTGATATAATAAGCTCATGCACCATGCTATTGTTGGGTtagaacacactcacaaactgtcacacactcacacacacactatctatctctctctctctcccccacatacactctctcccccacatacactctctcccccacatacactctctcccccacatacacactatctatctctctctcccccacatacactctctctcccccacatatcccccacatacactctcttccccacatactctctcccccacatacacactatctatctctctctctctcccccacatacactctcccccccacatacacactatctatctctctctctctcccccacatacactctctcccccacatacacactctctctctctctctctttctcaccaggGTAGCGTTTGTAGCTGTCGTAGTCCTCAGAGCAGTCCACAGTGTAGACGCGTGGCTCTGGGCTCACCACCTCGTCCTGTCGGACCAGCGTCTCGGTGACGTCAGGGTCACCCGGGGCCAGGTACAGCCAGGCCGCAGCTCCACACACCGCCACcatgagcagcagcagcagcagagagccTCGACTGCTCCTCCACACAGACGCCTGCCTCAGAGCGTTgcccctggggaggagaggaaggggagagatggggtgaggagggggagaggagagatggggtgaggagggggagaggaaagggagagatggggtgaggagggggagaggagagatggggtgaggagggggagaggaaggggagagatggggtgaggagggggagaggaaggggagagatggggtgaggagggggagaggagagggagagatggggtgaggagggggagagggagagaggggagggaggaggatggggagagcgaggagatggggagggaggagagggggagaggagagatgagaaagaaagggggagagaggggagagagaagtgaaggggCAAAAGAGATAACAGAGCGAGGAGGAACGACGATATAGGtagaaaagaggggaggagaaaacaaGGAGgatagaggtgagggaggtgagaaaTAGCATTGCATGATTACATTATCTACAAAATAAAAGAAAGCGGCTATAACTTGGTTTAACTGATACTATTTCCTCTCATGTTGGCTACCTCTCATTGCACAGGTAAGTCGGAACTGATGTTATCAACCAGCCCAGTTTACAGCATTTACCTTTTAATCTTCTTCTCGATCCCATTCGTATCTGGGATTTTCAGGTTAGCTCGTCGTTGTACTGTCATCTTCTTAACATAAAGCCCGGCTCGGTGAGCATCAGGAAGACTCACATATGTGAGTATTTCTTGCAGGAATAGTTGAGATCTGAAACCACGCACGACTGACAATACCGCGCTACTTCCTGGTACTACGCGTCGTAGATTTTCAGATTGGTTCGTTGAAAAAGAAGCCTGCGTTCTCATTGGACCACATCATGAAGCATCAGAAACATGATTAGCTAGGATGCACAAACAAACTCAGAATAGCCGTTACATTGAAACTTCCGAGTGGTAGTAAAACAATTATTCTTCGATTCAACACATTTTCGACAAGTTAGATCGATTTCTCTGCTAGTCTTATTAAAAAGAACGCACATTCCAATGCTTTGGTAGCGTTGTCATTCGTGTGGGTCTGTGCCGCCCGTGAGCACAGCGCATCGTCACTTCAGGAGTAGCTGTGTACAGGATCGTGAAAGCGACATTATCAGCTGTGGATACTTATGTGGAACAGTCGGGAAGAACTTTAAATCAGTGTACGAATCTATGCTTTAGCTTTCAGAATGGAGGCTTCACCGTGGCCGAAGGGAAAGAAGTTGGTGCATCTGGATTTGAAAGGTGCCCCTCCTAGAATAGAATACTTGCACAAGGTGAGTAGACGAGGCTGTAGTAACGATCTATAATCGCGTTGTGTTAACGTCGTTTTCTCAACCTTTCGAAAGTATTCAACCTAGATATAAATCTACTATCACTATATGATCGTGTGGAGACAACGTCGTTCCTGTTAGGTAATATTCAACCTAGATGGCTATTAAACCGCcggtctgtgctgtgtgtgtggccagctgATTGAGCTGTTTGCCAGTCTGGGTGCTGATGGACTACTGCTGGAGTATGAGGACATGTTTCCCTACGAGGGAAAGTTGAAGATGCTACAAGCCACCTcccaccctccatacaggtgCAGATAGACCctggcctgacacacacaaacaccttttcATACTTCCTGACTCCTGTACTGACTTCCTGTCCCCTGCAGTAACTTCCTGTCTCCTATCTTGCAGTCGAGAGGAGATCCTGTCCATCCAGGATGTGGCTAGGTCCCAGGGGCTGGAGGTCATTCCTCTGGTGCAGACATTTGGACACATGGAGGTGACAGAGGGAATGTATActgtacacagtcacacagtttaCACTCTGTTTGCAACGTGGATATGTCACTTTGTTTTTTAATTTGTTTGAGTCCTCTTcccatcccccttctctctcctttccgccATGGCTccaactttctctctcctcgactttctctttcactccctctctctccctactctctctcctcttcatctctccctactctctctatctctctctctactcttcatctctccctactctctctaactctctctcccctcccacctgtcttcctcctcagtTTGTGTTGAAGCACCGCTCCCTGTGTGGGCTGAGGGAGTTGGAGCGCTGCCTGGGCACTCTGAACCCCCACCTAGAGGAGGGAcgcaggctggtggaggagatgcTGAGGCAGGTGGTGGACCTCCACCCAGGGCTGAGCTCCATACACATCGGGGCTGACGAGGTGAGAGGGAGCGAtggagtttcagggtacttgctgCCGTGCGAGGCtctgctttgtttacataattagggtcATTGATAGTCTTTGGTTAAATAGCTCCTGGAATTTGTAGTCAAGCCAGAGCACATTTGTGTCTTTCTGAGTGTACATCGTGACTGTCATCTTACCTGTAAGTAATCATGTTGATTaactgtaacttgtttaactacatgctcttgtggttcttgcctttggcacttatttggtttttcacaatgtatgcttcatgttttggctgctcgcaatgtttggggctatctcgttgttatgatcagtgacctatccACTTttttaaagctctctcttggaagtcgctttggataaaagcgtctgctaaatgaataaatgtaaatgagggaagaggaggtcaCGGGTGAGGTTAAGGGAAGTGAAAGATGAGGTGAAACTAATGACGTAAATGTCACGTGACTCTCCAGTGTTCTGTGGTTCTCTGTCCAGGTGTACCTGCTGGGCGAGGGGGCGGAGTCTCAGCGGTGGCTGGGCGGAGCTCC includes:
- the ogfod3 gene encoding urotensin-2 receptor 2 — protein: MTVQRRANLKIPDTNGIEKKIKRGNALRQASVWRSSRGSLLLLLLMVAVCGAAAWLYLAPGDPDVTETLVRQDEVVSPEPRVYTVDCSEDYDSYKRYPECTPLKCGRGVTDSVVTREEAQVLRRLAERGLALAGSEGGASILDLHSGALSMGKQFVNIYRYFGEQVSEVFTQEDFQLYRAVRGRIQEVVAQVFELDPALMFLTKPTFFSRINSSSAQTQHDEYWHPHIDKVTYGSFDYTSLLYLSDYGSDFTGGRFIFMDSNGNRTVEPRAGRVSFFSSGSENLHRVEKVSWGTRYAITVSFTCDPAHAIADPDMPRD